The Chelatococcus sp. HY11 genome includes a window with the following:
- a CDS encoding heme-binding protein, whose translation MRQILSIETTEALKVASAALEAGAGRGHALAVCVVDATGTPLILLRDDRARLTTVEMAINKAWTAAAHQRATHELAAVVQPGQPGFGANIQFGGRLSPLPGGLPIAVEGGVAGGIGVSGGDAETDIAAARAGLAALG comes from the coding sequence ATGCGACAGATACTCAGCATTGAGACGACTGAGGCCTTGAAGGTCGCGTCGGCGGCGCTCGAGGCGGGCGCCGGGCGCGGTCATGCGCTCGCGGTCTGCGTGGTCGACGCGACCGGCACACCGCTCATCCTCCTGCGCGACGACCGGGCGCGGTTGACGACCGTCGAGATGGCCATCAACAAGGCGTGGACGGCGGCGGCTCATCAGCGTGCGACCCATGAACTCGCGGCCGTCGTGCAACCCGGCCAGCCGGGGTTCGGCGCCAATATCCAGTTCGGCGGACGGCTGTCGCCCTTGCCCGGTGGATTGCCGATCGCAGTCGAGGGCGGTGTCGCCGGCGGCATCGGCGTCAGCGGAGGAGACGCGGAGACAGACATCGCCGCGGCCCGCGCGGGGCTGGCGGCACTTGGCTGA
- the nikE gene encoding nickel import ATP-binding protein NikE — protein MTPLIEARGIGRSYRSFALVGRAAPKVVLDGIDLTIQPGETLGLLGRSGCGKSTLGRLILGLEKPDRGDIRFKGRPLSTLDSADLLAFRRAVQVVFQDSLEAVNPRHSVERIVAEPLRHLTDLDERQRAARVRELLVEVGLAPDDAEKLPVQMSGGQLQRVCIARALAPQPELIVLDEAVSNLDLVLQIQTIDLFKEIQAARGTAFLFVTHDLRLVHRFCERVVVMDGGRIVEDVPVIRPLHFTHPAARALQGAVLPARPAQRHEQRTY, from the coding sequence GTGACGCCCCTCATCGAAGCGCGCGGTATCGGCCGCAGCTATCGCAGCTTTGCGCTGGTCGGCCGCGCCGCGCCGAAAGTGGTGCTCGATGGCATCGACCTGACGATCCAGCCGGGCGAGACGCTGGGCCTGCTAGGCCGCAGTGGCTGCGGCAAGAGCACGCTCGGCCGACTCATCCTGGGCCTGGAGAAGCCGGACCGTGGCGATATCCGCTTCAAGGGCAGACCTCTCAGTACGCTCGACAGCGCGGACCTTCTCGCCTTCCGCCGCGCTGTCCAGGTGGTGTTCCAGGATTCGCTGGAAGCCGTGAACCCGCGCCACAGCGTGGAACGCATCGTCGCCGAGCCCCTGCGCCACCTTACCGACCTTGACGAGCGCCAGCGGGCGGCACGCGTCCGCGAACTCCTCGTCGAAGTGGGGCTTGCACCGGATGACGCCGAAAAGTTGCCCGTGCAGATGAGCGGGGGACAATTGCAGCGTGTCTGCATTGCGCGCGCGCTGGCGCCGCAGCCCGAGCTTATCGTGCTCGACGAGGCGGTCTCGAATCTCGACCTCGTGCTGCAGATCCAGACCATCGATCTGTTCAAGGAAATCCAGGCGGCGCGCGGCACCGCCTTTCTCTTCGTCACGCACGACCTCCGGCTCGTCCACCGCTTCTGCGAGCGTGTCGTCGTCATGGATGGAGGCCGCATCGTCGAGGATGTCCCGGTGATACGGCCGCTTCACTTCACCCACCCGGCCGCGCGCGCCCTGCAAGGCGCAGTCCTGCCCGCGCGGCCGGCTCAACGTCACGAGCAGCGGACATACTGA
- a CDS encoding ATP-binding cassette domain-containing protein translates to MPTLTIEDLTITTHRHGREIALVDGLTLTLEAGRILALVGPSGSGKSLTASGAQGVLPAGVSRRIGRILLDGEEKPAATLRGRTIATIMQNPRSAFNPVKTMRAHAVETLAAVGHRDAGSEDAIRDTMAEVGLDDPARILALHPFEMSGGMLQRMMIALALLSRAPFLFADEPTTDIDLVVQARLLDLIERVARERQLGVLLITHDMGVVARLADDMAVMSAGRIVERGSVRAIFDAPAHPVTQSLIAAHLALYVDEEVA, encoded by the coding sequence ATGCCGACGCTCACCATCGAAGACCTCACCATCACGACGCATCGGCATGGCAGGGAGATCGCCCTCGTCGACGGGCTCACGCTTACGCTGGAGGCAGGGCGTATCCTCGCACTCGTGGGGCCGAGTGGCTCGGGGAAATCCCTGACGGCAAGCGGCGCGCAGGGCGTGCTGCCGGCCGGGGTAAGCCGCCGGATCGGTCGTATCCTGCTGGATGGAGAGGAAAAGCCGGCCGCGACACTCCGCGGACGCACCATCGCCACCATCATGCAGAACCCGCGCAGCGCCTTCAATCCGGTGAAGACCATGCGCGCCCACGCGGTGGAAACGCTGGCCGCCGTCGGCCATCGGGACGCCGGCTCCGAAGACGCCATCCGTGACACCATGGCGGAGGTCGGGCTCGACGATCCCGCGCGGATCCTCGCGCTCCATCCGTTCGAGATGAGCGGCGGCATGCTCCAGCGCATGATGATCGCACTCGCGCTCTTGTCACGCGCGCCGTTTCTCTTCGCTGACGAGCCGACAACGGACATCGATCTCGTGGTGCAGGCGCGTTTGCTCGATCTCATCGAGCGTGTCGCGCGGGAGCGCCAACTCGGTGTCCTTCTCATCACCCACGACATGGGCGTGGTGGCACGGCTCGCCGACGACATGGCCGTCATGAGCGCCGGCCGGATCGTGGAACGCGGCTCGGTGCGCGCGATCTTCGACGCGCCGGCGCATCCAGTCACCCAGAGCCTCATCGCCGCGCATCTCGCGCTCTATGTCGACGAGGAAGTGGCGTGA